A window from Cryptomeria japonica chromosome 1, Sugi_1.0, whole genome shotgun sequence encodes these proteins:
- the LOC131858135 gene encoding uncharacterized protein LOC131858135 — protein sequence MKKLVDGNAQNWPKKVYEALWADRITPKRAIRMAPFELVYGIGVKVSLPLELLAAKLQTVIEDSFFENVLEKRVMYLMKLEEEREMLVDIISEHQSRVKRIFDIRARPRGFLKGDEVLLWDKRKEPKGAHEKFDSLWKGPFEIHEVVGLNAFRLNYPDRIVMPYTYNGQDLNLYKL from the coding sequence ATGAAGAAGTTGGTTGATGGTAATGCCCAGAACTGGCCTAAAAAGGTATATGAAGCCctatgggcagatagaattacTCCTAAAAGAGCCATTAGGATGGCACCTTTTGAGCTAGTGTATGGAATTGGTGTGAAAGTGTCTTTACCTCTAGAATTGTTGGCAGCCAAGCTTCAAACTGTAATTGAGGATTCCTTTTTCGAAAATGTTCTGGAGAAGAGAgttatgtatttgatgaagttagaagaggaaagagagatgttAGTGGATATAATTAGTGAGCATCAAAGCAGGGTGAAGAGGATCTTTGATATACGAGCTCGGCCAAGAGGTTTCCTTAAAGGGGATGAAGTTCTATTATGGGACAAGAGAAAAGAACCAAAGGGTGCTCACGAAAAATTTGACTCATTATGGAAAGGTCcattcgagattcatgaagtggTAGGATTGAATGCATTCAGACTGAATTATCCTGACAGAAtagttatgccctatacctataatgggcaagatctcaacCTCTACAAACTCTGA